A genomic stretch from Lathyrus oleraceus cultivar Zhongwan6 chromosome 2, CAAS_Psat_ZW6_1.0, whole genome shotgun sequence includes:
- the LOC127119955 gene encoding 3-hydroxy-3-methylglutaryl coenzyme A reductase 2-A — translation MDVHQRSLNAVGSSAPSGKSSKTKNEKHDSQSQPSLYLTNAVFFGLFFSVAYFLLHRWREKIRTSTPLHVLTISETVALLSLIASIFYLMAFFSISFVLHPFPVSRAVQYDEEDEEEVDRTTGSCLAGVTPKLPPLPSKTTVKKIAPAPVTVQLSSDDEEVVQAVVSGSIPSYSLETKLGDCRRAAAIRNQAVERVTGRSLEDLPMENFDYDSILGQCCEMPIGFVQIPVGVAGPLLLDGKEFTVPMATTEGCLVASTNRGCKAIYVSGGASAVVLRDGMTRAPVVRFNSAKRASQLKFFLEDPQNFDSLAHTFNKSSRFARLQNIKATIAGKNLYIRFTCSTGDAMGMNMVSKGVQNVLDFLQSDFPDMDVIGISGNYCSDKKAAAVNWIEGRGKSVVCEAVIKEEVVKKVLKTNVESLVELNMLKNLTGSAMAGALGGFNAHASNIVSAIYLATGQDPAQNVESSHCMTMMEAVNDGKDLHVSVTMPSIEVGTVGGGTELASQSACLNLLGVKGASKESPGANSRQLAIIVAGSVLAGELSLMSAIAAGQLVKSHMKYNRSSKDVTKIAS, via the exons ATGGATGTTCACCAGCGAAGCCTGAATGCCGTCGGAAGTTCAGCTCCCTCCGGCAAATCTTcaaaaacgaaaaacgaaaagCATGATTCCCAATCACAACCTTCACTGTACTTAACAAACGCGGTTTTCTTCGGCCTCTTCTTCTCTGTCGCATACTTTCTTCTTCACCGGTGGCGTGAGAAGATCCGAACCTCTACTCCTCTTCATGTACTCACAATCTCCGAGACTGTAGCATTACTTTCCCTCATAGCTTCAATTTTCTATCTTATGGCTTTCTTCAGCATTAGCTTCGTCCTTCATCCCTTCCCCGTGTCTCGTGCCGTTCAGtatgatgaagaagatgaagaagaggTTGATAGAACCACCGGTTCATGCCTCGCCGGAGTTACACCGAAGTTACCTCCGCTACCATCGAAAACTACCGTAAAAAAAATTGCTCCAGCACCGGTGACGGTGCAGCTCTCATCTGATGACGAGGAGGTTGTCCAGGCAGTAGTTTCAGGATCGATTCCGTCTTACTCACTTGAAACCAAACTTGGAGATTGCCGGCGCGCAGCGGCAATACGTAACCAAGCTGTGGAAAGAGTTACTGGAAGGTCACTTGAGGATTTACCAATGGAAAATTTTGATTACGATTCTATATTAGGACAGTGTTGCGAGATGCCGATAGGATTTGTTCAGATTCCGGTAGGGGTTGCCGGTCCTTTGTTGCTCGACGGAAAAGAGTTCACGGTTCCCATGGCAACCACTGAAGGTTGTTTGGTTGCAAGCACTAACAGAGGCTGTAAAGCTATTTACGTTTCCGGTGGTGCTTCCGCCGTTGTCCTCCGTGACGGCATGACCAGAGCCCCCGTTGTTAGATTCAACTCTGCCAAAAGAGCTTCTCAGTTAAAGTTCTTTTTAGAAGATCCTCAAAATTTTGATTCCCTCGCCCACACTTTTAACAA GTCAAGTAGATTTGCAAGATTACAGAATATAAAAGCTACTATAGCAGGAAAGAATTTATACATTAGATTTACGTGTTCAACTGGTGATGCAATGGGGATGAACATGGTATCAAAAGGTGTACAAAACGTACTTGATTTTCTTCAAAGCGATTTTCCTGATATGGATGTGATTGGAATATCTG GAAATTATTGTTCAGACAAGAAAGCAGCAGCAGTGAATTGGATTGAAGGGAGAGGAAAATCTGTGGTGTGTGAGGCTGTAATTAAGGAAGAAGTGGTGAAGAAAGTGTTGAAGACTAATGTTGAGTCTTTGGTTGAGCTTAACATGCTAAAGAATCTTACTGGTTCAGCCATGGCTGGTGCTCTTGGTGGATTCAATGCGCATGCTAGTAATATTGTTTCTGCTATTTACTTGGCTACAGGACAAGATCCTGCTCAGAATGTTGAGAGTTCTCATTGTATGACCATGATGGAAGCTGTGAATGATGGGAAAGACCTTCATGTCTCTGTCACTATGCCTTCCATTGAG GTGGGAACAGTTGGAGGGGGCACAGAGCTAGCATCACAATCAGCTTGTTTGAATTTACTTGGTGTGAAGGGTGCTAGTAAAGAGTCACCGGGAGCAAATTCAAGGCAACTGGCAATAATAGTAGCTGGTTCAGTCCTTGCCGGAGAGCTTTCACTCATGTCCGCAATTGCAGCCGGTCAGCTTGTTAAGAGTCACATGAAATACAACAGATCTAGTAAAGATGTCACCAAAATTGCTTCATGA